The following is a genomic window from Manihot esculenta cultivar AM560-2 chromosome 9, M.esculenta_v8, whole genome shotgun sequence.
GAGGTAGTGCCTTGAACTACAAAGGTACTGGCCATGAATTGATTGGAAATAGGATGCAAGTAAGGGTAGTGAGAGTTGTGTTTGGTTTGATATTGCCTCTTGTTCATGAAACAATAATTAAGGGTAATGCATGTAGGATACCAAACTACACATGCAATGCAAAGAAGATTGAAGGGAAGTAGTGTCAATTTTGGATCAGGATGTGTCATCTAAAATGGCATTAaaacttcttctttttcctttttttctatcTTTCCCTTGTTTTCTTCCAGTTTTATTTTGTGTGATCTAAAAATAAATTCCTCTCTGTTGTGTGTGATCTTTCACATCTAAGTTTTCCGAGTAAGAATATCTCTGTATTTTGAAGGTCttgaattaaatttgaaaagagGAGGTTGTTATATGGTTTGGCAGATTGATTCATACAACAGATGAAGAATTATCCAACTCAAGGAGGAAATCTATTctgaaaaagagaaaataagttTCTCAAATGACTTCATATACCTTTTTCCGCCATCAATATAAGCAAACACATATTGCTCAAAGATTTGAAACTTATGGATACAAAATTAACAATGGCACAGTCATCGAATTGACAACTTTAAGTCCCAGTACAAGGTGTAGATACTGATAGCTTGGTCGTAGGTACTGATATAACATCATTCCGAAATGGTTCATCTAGCCATGGATGAGTCGATCGTAAGACTGGATGAGTAATTAGAATGCTACTCTTATGCATTCTGAGCTGTTGCTGATACTGTTTGTTTATTAGAAACTTAAGTTTTAGCGTTCAGCTTCAAgttgttaaaaaattttacattttttggAAATTATTCGATTTTCTTTTTCGGGTCCATTGGAAGCTTATTAAGCTTTTGCTACATAATGATGGAAGCCATCCCTCTCCTTAACTCCCACCTGAcccaaatcaatttgattttcaaCTCTTCTTCTATAAGGATGTTATTGACTTTATGCTTTGATCCAAGTATCTTCACAGTCAAGTGCTTTGATTTGAGGCAATGAACCACTTCAaatgttttcttttttacttcaAAATTGTGTAGGACTAGTTATATATGATCCTTCTGATTTTCTCAGAAAACATAGCAAGCCAGTCCTTGTTGATAGATAGAGGTTTCAATTTATGAAAAGTTGCTTAAAGATCATATATTCTAGTATGAATTTATTCACCAACCaggtgtttttctttcaggtgACTGCAAAAGTTTAGGTGATGGACAAAAAACTCCTCAGACAGCCATCTCTCTGCAAACATCTTTGCCTGAATATCATGCTCATATTGATCAGGGATTTGGTCAGCCTATGGTATGGCCATTATTCTTAAAACTAGCAAGTTCTCTTTTTTTATCATTCCAAATTGGTTCTTAGGACTGATGTCTGATTGCTGCTTGTTGCTTCTGAAATGATTGCAGATCTATGCAAAATATCCTGGTGTGGATGGAAGTTATGGAGTATTCTCAACTTATGGACCTCAAGTATTGGTATATGTCTCTTCCTTTCTAGATTTATAGCTCCTTGAAAAATTTTCTTGCAACTACATTTACCCATTCAAAACAATGTTAATTTCCATTTGTTTAATGTTGTCTGCTGTTAGTGTGGTGTCCCACCcttctacttcttcttcttttgtacCAGGGTTATGTTAACATGTAATCAATAACCTGTTGTGACTGGAAACATAACATGAACTCTTTCATTTGTTTTTCATCCAACTATAGGGGCGAATAATGCTGCCAATGAACATGACAACAGATGATGGACCCATATTTGTTAATCCTAAGCAGTACCATGGAATCATCAGGCGTCGAAAAACCCGTGCAAAGGCTGTACTGCTGGAGAATAAGTCAACAAGAAATCGTAAGGTGTGTTGTATTAGGTTCACAACTTGAACTAGTAATTGCTATAGAATGGAAAATTTTATATCATAGAATGTTGAAAGTGTGGTAAGACAAATTCGAACACCTGTGTAACTTCAATTCTTAATCCTCagttccttgtttcttaacctCACCTAAGATGACAATCAGGTCAAGTAAAAATTCAATATCAACTTTAGCAAACATCAGTTAGTTAAAAATGATAAGTGCTAGCCCTCTAATACATTCACTTCTATATTAAATCAAACCCAGAATTTGTTTTGGCCATTTAAAGAAGTGTCTGGCTTTAATGGCCATTGATCTGATTGGTCTAATATGCTGATTCGGGTTTTCATAGTAACATTTGATTCTGCTCTTAAGCTTGTCAGGTTTTCAacttttttcataatatttgatttattaaGATCAACGTATTATAATTTGGGAATTGAAATGGAAGTTCCTTTCTCCTAAGGTTTTTGTTTTTGTCTACAGTCTTACATGCACCTTTCACGCCATCTTCATGCAATGCGACGCCCAAGGGGAACTGGTGGCCGTTTCTTGAACACAAAGACTTCAGACAATGGAATAGGTAAAACTGAGGCAACGAAAGCTGGTGATGCTAAAATATCAAAGTCAACTGGTTCCCAGAGTTCTGAAGTTGTGCAGCTTGACAGTGGAACATTGAACTCATCAACCGAAGCAAATGGTGGTGGATCAAGTCTTTCAGGATCTGAAGTGACGAGTATGTATACTAGGAGAGATCTTGATTACTTCTCAATCAACTTTTTGGCATCACAAGTGCCATCTTTTTCACTCATGATGGACAGTGGACATAACAATGTTATGCCCACTAAGTGGGTTGCAGCAGCAGATGACTGTTGCAACCTGAAAGTCTAACAACAAGTGTGTGGATTTGGGGCTTAGTTCTTGAACTAAGCGTCAAATCCCATCGTCGATGCAACCAGATGAAGAAGGTCTGTTGCATTTTAGTTTGTTGCACGCCTTTATGGAGATTGACTCTGCCATTTGGTTGCTGGGCAAATCATTCTTGGCTCCTGCATTATGGTCATCTTTGTCATTCCAAGCAATCCTGAATTCATTGGGTGATCAGAGATGAAAACCTTAAtgcattgttaaaaaaaaaaaaaaattaaactactaGAAAATAAAATGGGTCCATTCCCATCTTTTAATGATGCTGTGAAAGTTTGGTTGTGTCTGTGATCCTGAATGATGTTGCAGCAGTGTGTTATCTGTCTGGTTTTTCAAGTTCTTAAAATAATGTAATCCTGGAAAACTTGTGTTATCACCTATATTTTTGTAATCACCATGTGTTTTAGCATGGAACTTCATTTATGTTATCACATACTTTTGTGTAATAATCACCATGTGATGTCCCATTTATTGAGGGAATACTTGAAAATGCAGAGGACAGTATTAATTGGTGCAATATTATTTCTACTTCATCCTTCTGTTGGTAAAAAGTTGCAGCATGCTATAAGAAGGAAAGAAACTTAACAATTAAGGTAGGAACTCTTGAAGGCTTCACTTGTTACATGTTTAGAGTAATGTTACTTTCTTCCCGTCATATGCTTCTAATATAaactcaaaactcaatttaACCAAGTCTTAACTCCAAAATAGTTGGAGTTGGCTTAGGGATGACATGGTCGGGTATTTTTGGAGTCTTCGATCTGACGGAACCCTAATAGAAGTCTCCGATCTCACCGAATCCTAATAGAATAGATTTTAATAGCATGTAATCGGGTTTGAGTTTTGTATATACATTCAGGACATGTTTAGGTAGTTtaagataaattttaattggGTTTGGGATGGattcattattaataatattaatggaTTCAGATTTATATATAGTGATTTTCATTGAGTACTTTACCTATTTACATTCTTAAGTTGGTTAGAGGTGAGCTTAAGTGCATGAAATTCTTTCCTTGGATCTACTTGGGTCAGGTTCAATGGAAAGAAATAAATATTCTGGCTCACAAGTTCCAAGGttctttaattttcaaaatattcagTAAACATAGCCGCTTGACACCATTGTAAATTTTAGATGAGCCAAAGAAAAGCAGCAACAAAAATAACATGTTCATATAAAAAAGAGAGGTAGCTAGTCATATACTTTGCTTGAATCCCACATGCAGAACTATAAACAACAATAGATGCATTGAAATAACACATGAGTTTCCTAAACAAAAGAACATAACAGTAATTTAGAATGACAAACATCAGAAACAGAAGCTGCAGTGTCATTCTAACGTTCTTGCTGATGGGTTCTCAACACATTGTGTTGGGAAAAGTTAATGTTGTGATAACTAACAAGCTGGGAAATGGGAGAACCATGAACATCCATTGCCGATCTCGCGACGATGATCTTGGACATCATTCTGTTGCAGATGGGTCAAAAATCTTCTGGAAATTCTCTGTTAACTTCTGGGGAACTACACTGTTTTACTGTAATGTGAAATGGGATGATTCAAAATGGCATGGTTTTATTGCTTATTCTTATGAAAGGGACTCTGACCGTTGTGAAAGAGAGTGCATTTGGAAGATTTCAGCTGATGGGCTTTTGTACAAATATAATGAAGTGACTGCAGAATGGGAATTCATGCCATTTCAAGATGGGCAATAATATAAAGCAGTAGCAGCAGACTTCAAACTCCAGAGCATTGACGGCAAGCACTCACTGTGCTAGTTTATAGGGGTGCATTATAATAGGGGGGCAAAATAGGTAGAAAATAACTAAATAGTTTCATTTCCTATTAATTATAATCAatgcttttaattttatttttttaatattaaacattttaatttttaaaattttattttattagtcaattattaattaaaaaaattaatttaaattaaaaaattgaattatattaaatttcacaCATATCAATCTTTTATCAACCAACCCACCTTATCCACCACTCATCTTCCGCTTTCAAAGTTTCCTTCTCAATCTCTTTTTTCCCGACGCAAAAAGCAAATATTTTTCCTGTTAGAGTGTCAGCTCTTTCCATGGCAGCCTCCActgtttcttcttctcctcttcacGCCAAACTCTCCAACCTCTCCTTTACTCCTTCTCCTCTTCCACTCCCTACCCACTACTCATCAAAGCCCTTTAATCCCTTAAAACTCAAGCTTAACACCCATTTCCCAAATTCCCATCTTCTCCTCTCCCCTCCTCATTTTCACGCTGCTTTCGCGGCTTTCGACAGTTTTGAAGTAGCTCAAGATGATGACATAACGGCTCAAGATGACCCACAATCTGAAGGTGAAGACTGGGAACAAGAAGAAGAATATGAGGAACTGAAACCCATAGATTCAAACGAAGGAGGGAGGCTTTATGTGGGCAATTTGCCATATGCTATGACTTCTTCACAATTGACAGAGGTTTTCCAGGAGGCTGGTCGTGTCATCAATGTTGAGGTTGAAGATTTTCtcatgtttgatttttttttttttcttgttcaaTTACAGAGGAAAAGTTTTGCTGATTGATTTGGATTTCGTGTATAGATTATTTATGATCGCGTCACTGATAGGAGCAGGGGTTTTGGCTTTGTTACAATGGCAAACGATGAAGAAGCTAAAGAAGCAATTCGGATGTTCAATGGATCGGTAAGTGCCACTCTTTTATTCCCTTGCATTCTGTTTATTTCTGATGGTTCTTGCATTTGTCCCTGTGCTTTCTGGTTGAACCTTGTCGGGTCTGGGTATGTGAAACTGTGGGATATTGAATGAGAGGAGGAAATGGTCTGGGTTGAAATGTTTAAAAAAAGTTATGTTTAGTGATGAGGTAGAAGACAAAGCAGAAGTTTAAGGCCTTATATTCTCTTATAACTACAAACTGCTTAGGGATGTAATTGGGCAAGGTACgctaaaattaaactaaataaaatccaAACTCGAATCCTATTAAGTCTCATGTATTCTAATtatcaatttatataaaaaaatattttttactaataattttcattttaaaaatttaatatttttagaaaacatttaaattttaatttttaaataaaatatataaaaaatattataaatattattataaaaatatatatttttatattaaattaattatttagtactcagagataaaattcaaaatcaattccaacatatataatttattttattttattaaaatttaattagatcgGATAATTAAAAATATCCAATTCATTAACATCCCTAATCAGGCATGTAAGAAGGCTGCTCATTCTCTTTCGAACAGATGAGAAAAGCAcgtctatttaaaaatttataggtACCCGTACATGTCATGATCTTAACAACAgatattttatatgttatcattATTCTGATGTGGGCAGTTGAGCATAACTCAGCTCCATAGATCTTTACGTGCACATGGAGGTTTGAATCTTTTCTTTGCAACTGTTCATGTGTGTGCAAGTGCATAAGCTTTAACATTGAGCAGAAGCTGGAGCCACATTTGtattttcaactgttaactaaACATCAAATGTGACGATGAAATTGGTAATCTTTTACTGATGTTGATGGTCACCAGCAAATTGGAGGTAGAACTGTGAGGGTGAACTTCCCCGAAGTGCCAAGGGGAGGTGAGAAGGAAGTAATGGCACCAAAGATTCGGAGCTCCTACAAAGGCTTTGTAGACAGTCCACACAAGATCTATGCAGGAAACCTCGGTTGGGGCCTTACGTCTCAAGGTCTAATAGATGCTTTTGCAAACCAACCAGGTCTGTTAAGTGCCAAAGTCATCTATGAAAGAGACACAGGAAGATCTCGAGGTTTTGGGTTCGTCTCATTTGAGTCTGATGAAAATGCAGAAGCTGCTCTAAATGCCATGAATGGAGCGGTAAGACTTTGTTGGCTATAGATTTTGCAAAGTTGAATCATTTTTGTGATCATCTATTGTTATTCTATAAACAGGAAGTGGAAGGGCGACCTTTGAGATTGAATTTGGCTGCAGAAAGAGCACGTTCTCCACCAGCTATAGAAGCAAATACAGTAGATAATCTTGACAGCAGTGAATTGCTTTCTAGCATTGGCTCCTGACCAAAACATAGAGTAGCTCAATGAGGGCTTAAATTGCTGTTAAATGAAGCACCAGAGGAGCATTATGAGAAAATATAGCACTGGCAGATTTTTCGATCCTTGCGGTTCTTTTTGTCTTTCATTGCTCCCCTGCCCTTTACAAAGGGTTCCTGCAAATTAGCTAGCAAGAAAGTTAATTAAAAGCAGTCTTTGTCATGCATTTTTTAGTTATGTAGCCCGAGATTGTACAAGAATTTAAATAGCATGCCAAGAATTATCCTTGTAGTTTGCTGACTGCATTGTGTTCTAAGCTTTTAGCTATTGAAGAACAATCCACTGATGGAAATGATTCTGCAAACTTACGCTGCAAGATACCAGTGGTTTCAAGCTTTAAATTCAAGTGAAAATGCTTTGTGGTGTAGAATTATAGGTTAGATGATATTCACTGATCCTGCGTTTTACTCCACTTTCTCGACAAATCTTGCTAGGATGGATGGGTGAACGTTCTCTTGTAAAGTGTTCATTGCAATGGCGTTTTCATTTTCAACAACTTAGTTCTATAATGTCAGTTGCACAATTGGAAATTATGGAATTCAACCAAGTAAATGACCCAAACCAAAAAAACAGGGGGAACGCCTGAACCCTTAGATGATAAAGCCTCGTTATGGTTCCTACTTCCACAatcttttaaaaggaaaaaagaagggGTGGGGGCTGTTGAGGATCTCCCACTACAAGAAGAAAATCTTCCTTGAGGATAAGAACTTCACTAAGAATCATGACGACCATCAAGAGCATCTGCAGCGGAATCCAAATCATGGGGAAAGAAAACCCTGCAACGTGCAGCAAAACGTTTAAACTAAAATGAAAATGACTCTTGAACTTGGCACTATGCTTGGCTCACATTACTTTTCAAAGCTCAATCTTCGAGAGAACTCAATAAACAGCCAAGATTTTGATTGTAGAAAAAAGTTGCCTAAGAATGCTCTATCCATCAATAGCAACCAATAAAATAACTCAACAAAATACTTACCTACAGGTGTTGAGATAAATTGTCTTGCTTATTTGATCTATGTCATGGACACCTTTACAGCCAGCCACAACCTCAAGAACTTGCCTGGAAACAACACCCATATCGTTTCAGAAAACAGAAAAGGAGAACTAACAATTAAGATAGTCTTTTGATTCACTCCTAAAAccaactctttttttttaagcTTTTCTAGAAGCAAAAATGAGAAGAAAGTTTCTTCGAACAtagaaaattgattttttgaaagaaagaaaaagaaaaaggaaagataATTGCTTTTAtaggaaaaaaaatagaaaatctaGAATTCTGCTTGAAGACATGGCTGTTTTAACATAAAAGTAACCTACACAAATAGTTCCCTTAGcaaaacttaaccttttaaaattaaaataaatcctCACCGAACTAAACAAGGCTCATTCCGGCCTTTGACAATGCAGTCCTGATCatacttctctttcttctttgagGGCCACAAAGATTTTACGAATTTAATCCCTGCATGAGTATTCTTGATTTCACAATATGGAGAATCTGTCTCAATCATCATTCTCTCAACAGGAATACCCTTTATGACATCAAGGTTCTCAATCATCTTTAGTGAGCAACCATTTACACCTGTTTACCAGAACCTCAGTAGGGAACTATATGCAAATCCAGAGACAACTTGAAAGATAAAATGGTTGTTGCTTTGACCTATGTAAATATTATTGAATGCAAGAAGTTTATCACAATCTTCCGCACTGCCAGTAAATGAATGAGCGACCCCAGCACTGAATCTGTAAAATCAGAATAACCCATATATTCCGTCAGAGAAACTATTATAAATtggtgaaattttaattaaaagtttgaCCCCATTTCTGCAGAACAAGAAAAGAattaagagagaaagagagagagactgCAGTTTGACTATACTTTTTCACTTACCATTTGGGCATTTCTTTGGCAATGAAATGGTTTTCCCTATTTCGGAAGCACACTCAAGCTGAAGAATTAATGTACAAGTGGTTGGGACCTAGTTTTCTTTCCTTCTCATGGAAAATTATTACAATGGTCTAGAATTACATATATCATTCACACAAGAAGTAAAGGCCAGACCAAAACAATGATAATATGGCAAAATTAGTATGAAGCAAGATTTAGCTGAGATTAGCAAACTCACTTATCCTTGTTGCGTGCCACAATTTCACAGAAATCTTCAGCAGCTGCACGCATATGTAGGAACATAGGCAGCTTCGTGGCATATGCTAGTTCAAACTGCTTCTCAAAGTACCTACATTTTCCACATGGATAAAAGTTGAAGTCAGGAAAACACTTGATTAGATGAAACAGGCAACAAGGTGATAGAAACAGATGAAGTCCCCTAGAAGCAGTTCCATCAGCAATGACTTACTTCTTCTGAATCTCTGCTGGACAAAAGTGAAGCCTGTCATAATCCAATCCACACTCTCCAATTGCCACCACCTTATTTCAACATCCAAGTGCAAAGCAcatcataaataataatataaaagttaacTGGAGTGGTATGGCTTTCCTAAGCATAAGAAATGCATAAAGCATTTAATGAAGAATATCATATCTAAGATCATAGCACTAAAAACACGTGTAACTATTAGCTATAATTTGTCTTTGCAAGCAAAGCTCAATACCATTAATATTTAATAGGAGTTAATACCAATAAAGCCAATAATTCAGAAACCTATTACCCCAAATGATGAAAAGCAGAATCAAATTTAAGATGTAAGATAAACTCTCGGGCACATACACACATATGCATTACATGCACTGATGTTTATGATGATTTACCCCTTGTAAAGAGGCCAATAAATTATACCTTCCCTTTCTGAATTCCCTCTTGGGCCAATGACAGAAGAGACTGAAAATGCTGCTCTGGATCTGTGCTTTCTTCAAACTCCTGAATATACATAGAAAAAAATTCTAAACCTCCCCAGATAAAGTAGTGCAATTTGTATACATCCGGAATACGTCAAAAATAAACACAATTGATGAAAAGGACAAAATCAACCTTGCACCTGGTAGGGTGGACCCCAACTGTACAAAAGAGCCTTCCTGTAACAAGCAAGAACAAaagatttcaaaattaataaaaagccATGTTTTTGGAAATATATCAATATCCccttaaaaaaagaaagagaacacaaaacacaaataacaaaataataatggCCAAACCATCAGTCTCTGCAATGGCCAGAGCTTCTTTGGACTCCTCTAGAGATCCACCAGTCACCTGTGACCACAAATCCAACTATAGTTGTAAGGACACTAGTCACACTACATAATTTCAACAAAAATAGCAAATCATACCATTATGCAATAAGTGTTATAATAAACTCCAGTACTTTACCAACTACTAATTTAGCTTCCTGAGTTAAAAATTTTCTGTAACATTTTAATGCTGCATGTTCTTAAACCTAAAGAAAATAAGGATAAAAATATATTGCATTAAATTCACAACTAACTAGTGAAACGTATTACATGATGATATCTAAGAAGGCAACCTCCATTGATTAATCAGTAGGAAATAGACTCTATAGTAAGGGCATATATATAAGTTCAAAAATGAGGAAAggatatgaaaaaagatttaCAATTATTCTATCAACACCAGCGCTCCAAGCCCGGTTCAGAACAGCAGCTATATCGGCTACATGGTACTGCTTCCCGTTGTATATTCCTTTGAACATTCCATCTGCACAAAAACTTGGATATACACTTGTCAAATTGAGAATAGAGAGTAAACAATAGGAAAAAGAACCGATATTACATTGTAAATAATGCGTTCGATGAAATGTCTGACAGACCTGTGAAGTTAACAGCTATATCTGCTTTGAGCGCCGATAAAACACAAAGAAATGAAGCAATTGTTAGCTACATAAACATTTGGAGATTAACGTCACATATAGAAAGAGTAAAGATGAAATTTTGCAGGTGAAGTAAGACTTGCCTATCATTCTTATTGACCCCATTGCAGAGAATCGCGGTCTTCCAGGTAGTGATCCTTTTCCTCAGTAATTTGCAAGCAGAGCAATGTCAACTACCAGAAGCCGTTAGTTCCATAGCCCAAGTAAATTATGGGCTTTGGATTATTAGCCCAAAAGGTTTCAATTCTGATTTGGGGTTTGTTTAGACATTAAAACTATAGTTGGATAGTTTATAAGGGAGGTGGGAAAATATTAAGAGGaaaatagtttatattttttattctttattttcttcGATATGTTTGGATTGATGTAAAATAGAAGGAATTCCTTTGTTTGGAAAGAGAAAGAGGAGAAAAAAACTAATAGTTTTCTTGAAATTACTAATTTATCCTTTATTTTTAGGTCTGTTGCTCagtgattttaattttatgaacttttatatttataatataaatttttaattttaaataaaaaaattatttttgatggaaataaaagtttttaattttcatatgaaattttttcataattttttatattttaatggttgTTTTTCAGTCAATAGACAATGATTGAAAGAAGGCATTTCGTTAATGTGAAAAAATTATGTATCTGTTTATGTGATTGTGGTTgactttttttcaaattttattgatttaattattttggaaggtaatattcaatggaggtttatTAGATATTATAAATTTCGGAAATTGCAATGATGACGTTAGTTATAGAATCTTATTCAAGTTTTATCTCGTAAAAACTCTCTTTTTGTAGTTATGTTCGGAAGACTTTAATCATTTATGCTCGAGATATAAGAAAGAAGGAGGAGTATTTTTGCCAAGCTCATATTTTGGCTAGAGAATTTATTAGGTGTAATCGTCTCTCTATTTAGAATGATATTCTTCtttatttgatataattttattaatacaatcggTCGTTttgctttttaaaaaataaaataataataatttttaaatttattataattgtaacattttttaaattaatttatacgaTACATTATATGTCATTATTTTTAtcacataaataatttaattaattgaaattaaatcataattaagatcctaaactcttaattatataaaatttttaaattatatagttaAATACTTAATactcttatatttaaaaaaaattaattgaaaattttaagtaattaagaatttaaaattttaattcaaattaattaaattatttatatggtaaaaataataacatgtgaattaatttaaatatagtcaaaattaattttaaaagttgctataattataataaattaaaaatttaacttttttgatttaaaatgaaaattttaaattataaatataaaaactcaTAACGTTGGATTTTTTTAGCcaataaactttatttttatataaaattaaaaaaattaaaaggtataaatgtaattttaaattgttttccATAGagaaaaagagttttattttcctcCATTTTCCAAACAAGGAAAATGATAATATactctttatttaaaataaattataatattatataatttattgaatataataataaaaaatttatttaattttatcaaaaataacatcaaaatattaaataattaaaataagatatcatataatagtttttaattttaaaatttttattatgatttatacttaaattatttcagttatttctattgtaatttaaatttataatatatatatataaattaatgagtGTACCCATAAACAAAATAGAGTGTACCCATAAACAAATACATTCCTATATTTTCTAGAtctttgataaaattataatttatatcattcaaaaaaaatttactttcaaTCTTTTTCCCATATCCAACCATAATGTCCAAAGTgacctaggggtgagcattcggtcggttcggttcaaaaccgaaccgaactgaataaaccaaaaatcgaaattttagtgtttataaaaatcgaaccgaaccgattttggtcagaaaccgaaccgaaccgaaccggtctgattcggttcgattcggttcgatttgatcggtttcgatttttaataattttttattttttatactttatttttaatattttaaaatttaattaaatattttaatattaatatgatttaatttctctatattattaaaaaaatatattattatcactaatcggttcggttcagttttttcgattttttttttatcaaaaccgaaccgaaccgaaataaccaaaaattctgaaattaaaaactgaaccgaaccgaaatgtataaaaaatcaaactaaatttttaaatcgattcgattcgatcgattttttcagtttgaactgaATACGGCTGACACCTAGTCCAAACATAAGCTGAATGTTTTATTTTCTAGATGGGCAGATTGGCGTCGTTTCTAGAGGCATCTACCAACTAAGAAAAATCTAAGGGCAGAAGGTATTAAGAAAAATCAAGGGccttgcttttcttttttttttttttttaaccaaaggtaaatatcattaaaaaacataaaaatacaaGATATACCATAGCCCCAAAAGCAAAAGAGTTCAAGATGGCCCACCCAGAATACAAACATATCCAAGCCCAAGAGACCCTAACCCAATAAGCTACCCAACCCAAATAGTTGACCCGATGCGATGAGCTTCTCAATGCCATCCTTCATCACAGCTACATGTGGCCAGCTAGAAAGGTATTCTTCGGTGATACTAGCATTTAATCATATCTCTTTTCGCCTAC
Proteins encoded in this region:
- the LOC110622213 gene encoding nuclear transcription factor Y subunit A-10, which translates into the protein MAVKTLYFKEHEEIVHNPIGQLLSVPSMPWWNAFGSQSSYGESCALFKPSSMEQPPTGEDQLSSMKQARRAIEQGIDKGNITQFTIFPGDCKSLGDGQKTPQTAISLQTSLPEYHAHIDQGFGQPMIYAKYPGVDGSYGVFSTYGPQVLGRIMLPMNMTTDDGPIFVNPKQYHGIIRRRKTRAKAVLLENKSTRNRKSYMHLSRHLHAMRRPRGTGGRFLNTKTSDNGIGKTEATKAGDAKISKSTGSQSSEVVQLDSGTLNSSTEANGGGSSLSGSEVTSMYTRRDLDYFSINFLASQVPSFSLMMDSGHNNVMPTKWVAAADDCCNLKV
- the LOC110622033 gene encoding self-incompatibility protein S1; translated protein: MTNIRNRSCSVILTFLLMGSQHIVLGKVNVVITNKLGNGRTMNIHCRSRDDDLGHHSVADGSKIFWKFSVNFWGTTLFYCNVKWDDSKWHGFIAYSYERDSDRCERECIWKISADGLLYKYNEVTAEWEFMPFQDGQ
- the LOC110623099 gene encoding 33 kDa ribonucleoprotein, chloroplastic, with amino-acid sequence MAASTVSSSPLHAKLSNLSFTPSPLPLPTHYSSKPFNPLKLKLNTHFPNSHLLLSPPHFHAAFAAFDSFEVAQDDDITAQDDPQSEGEDWEQEEEYEELKPIDSNEGGRLYVGNLPYAMTSSQLTEVFQEAGRVINVEIIYDRVTDRSRGFGFVTMANDEEAKEAIRMFNGSQIGGRTVRVNFPEVPRGGEKEVMAPKIRSSYKGFVDSPHKIYAGNLGWGLTSQGLIDAFANQPGLLSAKVIYERDTGRSRGFGFVSFESDENAEAALNAMNGAEVEGRPLRLNLAAERARSPPAIEANTVDNLDSSELLSSIGS
- the LOC110623098 gene encoding putative deoxyribonuclease TATDN1 isoform X1, coding for MGSIRMIDIAVNFTDGMFKGIYNGKQYHVADIAAVLNRAWSAGVDRIILDLWSQVTGGSLEESKEALAIAETDGRLFCTVGVHPTRCKEFEESTDPEQHFQSLLSLAQEGIQKGKVVAIGECGLDYDRLHFCPAEIQKKYFEKQFELAYATKLPMFLHMRAAAEDFCEIVARNKDKFSAGVAHSFTGSAEDCDKLLAFNNIYIGVNGCSLKMIENLDVIKGIPVERMMIETDSPYCEIKNTHAGIKFVKSLWPSKKKEKYDQDCIVKGRNEPCLVRQVLEVVAGCKGVHDIDQISKTIYLNTCRVFFPHDLDSAADALDGRHDS
- the LOC110623098 gene encoding putative deoxyribonuclease TATDN1 isoform X2, with protein sequence MGSIRMIDIAVNFTDGMFKGIYNGKQYHVADIAAVLNRAWSAGVDRIIVTGGSLEESKEALAIAETDGRLFCTVGVHPTRCKEFEESTDPEQHFQSLLSLAQEGIQKGKVVAIGECGLDYDRLHFCPAEIQKKYFEKQFELAYATKLPMFLHMRAAAEDFCEIVARNKDKFSAGVAHSFTGSAEDCDKLLAFNNIYIGVNGCSLKMIENLDVIKGIPVERMMIETDSPYCEIKNTHAGIKFVKSLWPSKKKEKYDQDCIVKGRNEPCLVRQVLEVVAGCKGVHDIDQISKTIYLNTCRVFFPHDLDSAADALDGRHDS